The genomic segment attaatatattaataaatattattaatagtctcttaaataactttataataagtattaatagctctaattatcctagttttaccttttttaataagtctattaaaagtactattattttaatataattattaataaatctataatagaaccctataaatctaaaaaacgtttatatatttttaacgctctttaaaaatagctaattcGCTATAGCTtcggtatatataagttctatctttatacctttattaaatacgatataccctaggaatcttatatataatatataaaacttatatttattactatttaaatataagttttattactatagtctttataatacgctatatatatactctttatatactacgtaattattactatatattaagatattatttaagtatataatataaatagtattaactaggccgtttaaaacgttattaatatatacttaaaaagtagtaagcgcgttaattagcttaaaaagtataattaagtacttaaactacttatatttaatataaaaagccgttttctacttattacccttagttatatatatataataatacgcgttcttaaggtctagttttataaaaatagaagtattaaataatctatttaatatctctctaattagtaataataacgttctatttttttatataatcttattaattattttataattaacgcaaagtcgtagctctccttctttcttaagtataaaaaagataagtactcctactaagcttataaataagtatatctaGCCCCtaacctctatttttattaaataattatataaaatctcgagcttatagtttaataataagtaaataagtccTTAGGGAATAAGTgccgtattatttagtttaatatagtagttatataatactctatttagtagtaaaatagccttttttaaaaaataagttattaaaatcttaataatatagtttttagtcCTTAGTTATGctcgctagtactatattattatttataactaagttaattataatatatataagtattactaaaactaagtcgtttagtagccccttttttaaaatatctaagtaaatatatcgtttataaattaaatattactactttttttatttttaactaattaataagttaatatcctctagctaggGAAAACTAaggataagtataagtattataatattagttattataaaataatatagctatatttctattacgtagttactattagtaatttaaagctataagtagtagcttcttaacgtctctatttatttactttcgatatttactaattataataataaataaatttataaattagtattaaaactattaaatagcccgatactaactatattctcttttatttttaaattaataagggcgcttagctttttttatatataatttaaatatatataagtcgggacgtttaagtactactcttattaattattaattactctctttattaagataatattcgagctcgttattaatttatattacttagctagggtaaggtttaattaataattagtagctttataccccttttaattatatttataatatataatactcgtGTAGTTATTAGCGaggtacttagttttattataattataatattattaatattactcccgtaattataaataatcctttataatataattagtttttttataattataatacgtaatatccttattaagcgagttataatatattttttatatatttaacttattaacgccctaatatttttttattagttcgttcgagtttaaattaaaatattacttagagaacgtttataagctccttattaataacgaggattatttaatacgtcttattaataatattagttataagtaagtccgtaaaagttctatttataatattattataaaatatagttcgggccgtagtttatttattaatataaagatcttttacttttttattaggatatattttaattttatttcgagcttattaatataactaacgaacttattaacttttttttttaactttacgaggtactatttaattatatacttattactattccttagttaataaaattaaataagttgttttataaaaaggtctttagtttttcttatataacctaatttattataaacctaggGGTCCTTtggtaattaaaaatataatatatttaagaggtctttatattattatttaagtagctaactatatatactattttattatagtctatttttatttattaagcttataaatcgaagtaataataataattaaaaaagaagttttataaatcccgtattaatttattaatatataataaattaaggaaggatagtagtttaaatataaacgttttatttataatacttatttaagttaaaaaggagctaataaataggagcttaagtagtacgaacttattattttattattacttaaatagcgctttaaatacggctttatttattaaactatttttagtcTAAGggtttacgtttttatttatattaaaattaatatttaaagttattataattaaaaccgtAGCCCTTAGCGCGGGGGCTAggctatttaaagagctttataagcgttttaaatttatttattttttatataagcactttttatatattataataaagatttttttttttaattatcgttcttatttttatagttttactaacttattacttattatttagtttaggtattaataaataagggtaagaagtttactattttatttaaaatttattaatatttttaataatatagtccttttacgttactattatattatttatcttattatatttcgtttttatattatttattaaaaaagaagtaactttaaggggtttaataaaaaaaaagtttttttttattattattataatactaactatgcTCTTTTACTACGTctcgttcttattaatattttaaatttttaacttagtcctttttataaataaagattttaaattattaataagtatataatataaaaaaaaagcttataaagactaattattattaaagtttaaaaaataaattattaaaatctacccttttcttaaggtatattattagcgctctatatatacttaagctactcctttgttacttagtccccctttttatgccccctaagctatcccttaattaacgaggcctgaccggcgaggcctgacATAGTCGTCCGACTCGACCGCTCTGGGACTTCAAGTGTGGTCCCagtaaaaaggtaggttctGACTAGCTAAACGTTTCTAGCAGTGAAAGCCAACTGACACGGATGCTCAGGGATCTCCAAAACGTGCGTCTGGGATCGGCGTGGCAGCATGGCGCTGAAAGCTTGGACAAACGCGCGGGTGTGACAAACTGACAGGAGTCAGGCGGGGTTGATGGTTCCACGTCCCGCAGTCGTCCCAATTCTGTGCACGGCGCCTGAGATGGCGAGTACGAATACGTGGATTGTACACTTTGTGCCACCTCCACAGGCAAATAGCTGCCAATGCACTTGGTCTGCAAAATGACTGAGGGTGTTTAGAAACCAAGAGACATCGAACGGCATTTACATTTTTCACGATGAACCAAGTGATACCTTTTCTCGTGCTCTGTGCATTGTGATATTTATAGACCATGGCCATTCTCGCCGACAGGGTTGATGCTCGTCAAGCTACCCCTTTCCCCTGTCGCGCGATCGGCACCCCTGAGAGGATCTACTTAAGGAGTGACACTATGACCCGGCCTTGTGTTGAAGCTAGACAAGGACACCGAATATGTAGATCAAGTATGTACATGTAAAGGAATTGAAGAACAAAATGTTGCCACACTTAGGTGACGTTGTCAAAGAAATTGGGTTCAGAAAGAATCGTGAGCCCTAGTTGTTGGCGTCTGCCCGTTATCGTCGCATCCTCAAGACTGCTTGCTCTCGATTCATATCTCTCGTTCGTCGTTCTCGTATTCGTCTCATGATAGATCTTCAACATTGAGAAGAACGCTCTGCTTCAAAGGAACAAAGCCTTCTCTTCCGAGTTGCCTCAGCAGCTCAACCGCCCGCGATTGGGGTTGCGAGACAACAGAAAGCTCGCGATAGTGATGGAAGTTATCCACGAAAGTCTTCTCCGGGAAGTGCGTGCGCAAAATGTCGAGGACGGTATCAAAGTTGAAGGGCTCAGCCCAAGCAAAAATTCTCTCGCTGCGAACGTTTGGGAGCACTGCAGCAGCTACGTGAAGTCGAGCGTTGTCTTCCACGTCGACGAAATACTCTGCAGTCTGTATTAGCTTCTCGTATAAGCAAAGAGTGAACATTTTCCTATGCGCTTACGTGGTGGAATGCTTGCTAGACGGTCCACGTGCGTTCCGTTCCATAGACTCTCGATGAAGGATGAGGTTGACGAATGGCCCTGATTGGCCGCATCCAGAGCTCTTCCAAAGTTGGTTCCGGGAAGCACTAACACCCAATCAGCCTCATTGCACAATCCAAGTATCGATAGAACTGCAGATTGCTTACCGCTGCTGACTATCAAGTCATAAAGTCGCCGAATATTTTCGTGATAAAACTTCCACACTGCCATCTCAGCTTCCACCTTGCTAGCGGCATATATATGCCACGCTCGCTGAGGGTGGTACGGAGCCTCCCTCCATGCTATTTCCACCGACTCAGTGTTCCAACTGTCGGAGTTCACCTCGATTCCCTTCTTCTCGGGTTGAGGGAGAGCTGCAGCAACGGAAGAGCTGGTGAAAATGAACCGCTTCACACTCGCCGCTTTGTTGGCGGCCTTCAGAGCATTGAGAGCCACAGTGATGCTGCGAGGAATGACGCTCTCGGGATTTGGGCTAAAAGACACCGGGGAAGCAGCATGGATCACAGCAGAGACGCCTGTAAGGGTGTTAGCCTCCCTgaggtataagtaagagcttCGACACATTCACCTTCAACCGCAGCGTCAAAGGCGCCCTCCTTCTCCATGTCCGGCAATGAAACCAACATGAAGTCACCCTTTGGTCTCTGTCGCTTCAGCGCTTCTGGTAGCCAGGCGCATTTAGTAACGTCGCGAACCGTTCCGCGGACGTTAAATCCCAGCTGCAGCAGTTCATTGCAGACATGGGAGCCGATGAAACCGTTTGCACCCGTCACCAGGACCATTGAGCCCTTTGGAATGGCGAATTTTCGTTCCGGAGTCATATTGAAGAAACCTGGGCTGGCAATATTGACTGTCCTTCACAAGGATGACGAGTGCAGAACCACCGTGGCTGTTCGCAGAGCCAAGAAATGTGGCTATTTGTCGAGATGGCTGCGTTGCTGCGCGCGGTGACCGCCAGGCATCCCGTCGAGAACGAAAACGAAAGCAAGCGGATGATTTTATAAACTCTACTGACTTTCCAAGACTTTTTGAATGCATCTTAGGCTCAAAAAAATCTACCccgcctttttatttagataGAGGTTTCGTGTCTGTCACTTGTGACATTTTTCTGGTGGTTTGAAACAGCCTTTTTGCCAGAGACCGTTGTCGTTGAACGCCAAGTGGGACTCCTGGAAAAGGCACAAGATGACAGAATGGGACCCAGAGCCGATGCACCCCCACGACATATCGCGAGAGAAGAGATACTCGCGCCGATAAATTAATGCGACAGCAATTGGTTCTTTGCGGATGAGTCGGCATCAGAGGAATTTTTCCATTCCTCTAAAAGTCTCGTCCGAACATTGAGGATTCGTATGGCTGACAATGGGTTCCAAGGGGTTGTAGTTACGCAAGACTTGACATGGGACTCAAACAATACCAGAAACATGAATTTTCCGACTGTCTACCAGAAACGATACACGCTGCAAAGTGCGGTCTTTCTCAATTGCTGGATCCAAATTTGAGGCCTTTTCTTCTTACGTGTATTTTCTTTCGCACCAAAAGTTAGTTTGGCAACTTGATATGCCATGTTGCGGCGATCCCCGCCCCCACTTCGTGACAATTACGTGCAACTTCAGGTACTCTGAAATGGCCATATGTTGCAAGGATCTCAAACCCGCCAGTCTGCTTTTACTCAAGCTACGGATTTTCAAACAGGTTGCCATTGTGTGGCGCTAGTCGAAAGCGAGAATTTGTCATTTCTTACTCGACCTCCTCCAATTGGCCATTCATATCATCTTTTCCGAAGATGTCAATCGTGCGAGTGCACTGTTAAACTGCCTGGAAGAGGAAAAAGCCTTGAGCCATGGAACAAAAGGCTGCTTACTCGCAGCTTCCAAACTCATTCAAGAGTGCCATGATGGTTTTAAGGGGGAAAAACAAGGAGCATTTTCTCAAGCTGATTATCCGTAAGAGGCCGTTGCGGGGAGATCAGGAAGTTCATCTCGAACAGAAGTGAGTGAAAAATCTCTACTGTTTACAATAGCGGGTCCTTGTTGGATGAAAGCGTTCATTAGATTATCTATGGTCTTGACTCTACCGGTCTGAAGATTTCTTGATGCTAACTGCCTTAATTCGTCTCCTCGATTTCTAGTCTCAGCCTGTACATAAGTTTGCCACGCTACCTATAATACTTCGCAAATTATAGACCCACGTGAAGGGAACCCCAGAACGATACTCTACGGGAAAACCATCAATCGCTCGCTCTCCATGACACTTACACCATCTTGACGACCCTGCCTGCCCTTCAATGGGGATATGATGGCTGACATTCTACAAAACAATGTTTTGCGTCGGTCAAAGGCCAATGTGAGCGCCTTTGCACTTGTGCATCATCTAGCAGACCTGGATGAAGCCAGAAATAACATCGTAGGCGCCAAAATATTCAGAACAAGGGTAAACGCTCGCACCATGATGGGGTGCGATCGTTCCACATGTTGGCCATGGTATAGATACAACGTCTGCAAACGCTGCACTGCTACGACCTCATGATAAGAACGGCATCCGCCGAGAGTGCTAATTATCAAGTCCGGGGCGCTGCCCGGGTACAGGGCAAAACTTCGGTCCCGGACGGGGCTCCTCCTCGCTCTCGTATTCCGTAAAGATTGGTCGAATACAGCGGGAAATATGGGGCCCTTAGCGGCTCGCACTTGATCGGAGACCGGCCGTACGCAAACGTCGAATGACATTCCACCTTCAAATAGGCAGTCCCCCTTACGTAGAGGAACCTAATCTTGTGCATTACTCGTGTGGTAGAGTAATTATGTAAGCAGTGTAACCTTTTGTTGGACTCTTGCAAATCTGCCACGATGAACATAATGGCGATGGTCTACCGGTTGAGAGCCGCCGCTCTTCTTTGGCGCTGTATCTTTCGACACCCTAAGGGAAAATATGCAATCGCAGAAGGGGAATGATGCTCCCGCCAACCAATTCTCATGCACGCAATGTCGAACACGAAAACTCAGGTGCGATCGCGCCCACCCGCGCTGTGGACGGTGCGCGAGGCTTGGGGACAGCTGCGACTATCCACAGTCGAGAAGAGCGAATGTCGGCAGGAGGAAACGCGTGCATGAGCTAGAGGCTAAATTAGGTACGTCAGTTCTGTTTTTACCGCGTACAATCACACTGGATTTGTGGCAATGATGTTCCTTGGAACCAGTTAGTCTTACACTCTTATTCTTATAGAGCAACTTGAGCGACTGGCAAAGACCGGAGACAACCCTTCTGCCTCTGAAAATGACGAAAGTCCGCCTCAGCAAATTGCCGGCGAGATTGCCGATTGCTTGACGAGAGATTTGCCGTATGCGACGACATCTACCAGCGGTACTCCAGATCAAAATCAACCCCCACTAAACGACAAGACGTCTTTCACAGATTTACTCTCCCTCGGGCTTTTTGAGAAATCACCGTCTCAAGACGTCATTGAGTTTCTGTGAGAACTGTCACTAATTGGTTTGAGATGATTGAAGTCATCACGTTTCTAACTCTACCGGCAGAACGAGGACCTACTTTGAAAAATGGCAATACGCTGCGCCAATGCTGCACCCAACTCGGTATACCATGTCATTGTACTTGCCGCCTCATATGCAGCCTCCAATGTGCCTACAATACATCGTCATGGCCTCCGGCGCAGAAGTAACCAAGACTCACAGGCAGCTCGCCATGCCGTTCTACCATCGCGCAAAGGCATATGTAGAAGCCGATGAAATGAGAGTGAGTTGTGCGGCCCTTTTTTACCGAGGTATCGGCGAATTATAGCTTGACCGTGTTGCTGACACAACCCAAAAAAAGGGTGATGGACAGTTCTTTGCTACTGTAGCACATGCTCAGTGCTGGACACTGATCGCCAACTTTGAAGCCCAGCAACTCTACTTTGCGCAGGCTTCAATGAGTCTTTGTCGAGCCATTAGGATCGGTCAGATGCTCGGCCTTCACCGGGTTGACGGGGAAGGCGTCGATGCGATGTCTTTGCTTCCACCTCCACAGGACTGGTCTGAGGCAGAGGAGAGGCGGAGGACATGGTGGGTAATTTACTGCTCGGATCGGTTGGTTAGCGGTAGCACGGGCTGGCCGGTAATGATCAACCAGCAAGATGTAAGTAAACAGCATCTAACGCCGTACCGTACCTACCTCGTTGGAGAAGACATGATACCTAAGGTCTGACCGTTCGTGCTCACATAACTTTTTGCAGATTACTACACATCTCCCTGCGTCAGAAACGGCATTTGAAACAGGCGTCGAGGAGCAGACGAGCCCTCTGACGAGCATTCTCCTACAAGAAGGCCGCGACTTCTCCGCCTTTGCAGGACGGGTCCTGGCCGCGGCATGCTTCTTCCAAGCCTTTCAGCACTCGACACGGACATTACCAGACGATGGCCTCACCGACCCACGTACAAGTCGGAACTGGAAACGCCACCGTGAGATCGACAACGACCTAGTAGGTCTCCTTGCCGCCCTCCCGGACGACCTGACGCTCCCCCGGAATATCCAAAGCCGCAACGCCACCTTTGTCAACGCCATCATCCACACGTCGGTCATTTTGCTACATAGAGCAGCTCTCGCCAGGATAGAGTCGTCCGGACTGCCGGAGCACATGGCGAAGCAGAGCCAGGCGAGATTGATTTGCGCCGCCGAAGAGATTCTGAACATCATCCGAATGATGCCTGATATCACGCAGACGCTCAAGAATCCCATGATGACCTTCTCCATATACACAGCCTCTCTCGTGTTCCTCGAAAACTGGGATACGTCCGCTCAAGACTATCGACGGCAGGATAACCTTGATTTTATCCTTCGCATCATCATACTAGCCGCCAAGGCGTGGAATGATCCCGTCACGAAGTCTACAGCAGTTCAGCTCGCGGTGGATATGCGACAGCGAGGTCTCGAATCCGAGGTAGTTGACAAGGTAAGTATTCGCAAAGCCCTTTTCCCCCCACCCGGAAATCCCTCACAAGACTGTACTGATTCAGATTTTGTAGGCAACTGAATTGTCACCAGGCCTTGATATGGAACCTATCATGGCAAAGGGGTTGTCTTCATCCTCCAACTTTGTGTACCAGGTCAAGACCGCGGACGATGCAGCACACTAAAATGCCTGATTAGTAACTGAACCGCAATGGCTCTGCTCTTGAAAACTAGCTTATGAAGGACCATCGTTATGTTGGTAGCCCTCAATATTGTAAAAAGTCGAATGCCTGCAAATTGCATCGCTTCAGGTATCTAAAGGCTACGCCGTCAATTCGCATTTCAAGAATTGGCAGGCAATACATCAAGCAGTAATACAAGACTTTAAACGCTGATTTGCGCGTTGAGGGGCGGCCAAATCACTTGTAAGTTGTTAATGCCAGATTCTGTTTCCACCGTTTCTCGCAGTATGTATCGTGCTTGGCGCTTCGCATAACGGTGTCCCAAGAAGGCTAGCGGACTTTTACCTAATACAAAACGGTCCGTTTACACCACTTCCCTTCCTGTTCATCTGTAAACCAACTCGCTTCAGATCATACACAAATATTCACACACACTCACACACTCACACAAACGTACGCGAAACTAAACCATGGAGGAATGGACAGAGCCCTCCGTCGCCACCCTGCTGGAGAGAATCCTCCCTGAGTACCCGGACTTCAAAATGCTCACACCAGCCACCAAGCGACTTTTCTGGACGCTCAATGGCCCTCTCGAGAGCGCAATTCAGGTCACGCCAAACCACTATTACGAGCCAGGGGACGTGATGGAGCCCTACTTTCGCCCTATATCTGCCGAAGAATCTGCGAGCGGTCTCGAGCCGAGCTGGCACCCTGTATCGCAAGAGTCTCTCATGGCGCCCCCCGTCACAACCGTCACCGTCCGAGTCGAGGCACTCGACTCATGGGAAGAGCTCTGGGTCGAGTTGAATCGCTACTGCGTTGCAGATACCTTGACGGATCCCAACCGGCCCCGGGCTAAAGACGTTCAGCTTGAGGTGACGACGGCGGGTACCTTTCTCACGATACACGAGTACATCTCTGTCGTGCACCCGTGGCTCATGGGCATGCGCGAGAGGATTCTAGACGCCTTGGGAAAGCTCGAACGCCAGGCGGGGAAGGTTTTGTGGACGTCCGAAACCAGTTTGGCCGTCCATTTGTTCGGTGGGCCGATTAGAATCGGGACTGAAGACGGGTGGGCTCAATGGCACAGAAAGCCCAGCCCACCGCGAGCGGTCGAAATGACCTTAGCTGAGGACCAGGAGGCCTCGCGACAAGTCATGGAGAGAATGAAGGCGAGATCTGCGGCTCGAATACGTGAGCTGGAAAGGCTCCGCCAAGAAGGGGGAAATTGAGATAGGCTGGTTCATCTGCTGTGTACATGTGTATTCCATTATTCATCGCACTTTTCCCATTTTCCTAGCCCACGATAACTAAAATATTGAAAGATGAGAGTTCCAGCACAAATGTGTGATACTTGCTCATTTACTGCGATGGCTCACAGCTTGTGTAGAAGGTCTAGAAGGTCCAGCTCCCCACAACTCCAGAGCCTTACTACCGAAGGGCATCAAGCAATCGCTTCAATAACCTGTCTCAACAGTACTCGCAGGCACCGGACGGGCAATATCCGTGGCTACAAGTAAACTCGCAGAGGTCCTCATAATAGGCTAGATTCTCAGTGACATTATCATCTGGACAGCCGTGGCGCCCTGTCAGTTCCGGTATACCGTCAGCCAGCTCTGAGGCGGGCCCCGTGCAGACGCATGCACCAGCAGGACAGTGATTGAAGTCACAGCTGTATGAACACAGGCCCTTGAGGTTTTCTGTGATACCTATCGCGTTCGAGCCGCCGGTACAGGCAGGAAAGGGAGCCGCTGTGGAGGTGCCTGTGGTTGTCACAGAGGTCCCGGTGGTCCCCAGAGTCGAGGTTCCTGGGACCGTGGACGTCGAAATGACCGCAGGCGTGGACGAAGCGGATGTGAGTGTGGACACGGGAGATGTCGAAGTCGAGGCACAGATTCCAAACCCGTCCTGGCTGCGTGGACGTCAGTTTTACCACATTGGCCAAAGATGGAATTCGAGACTCACCACCCTCTCTCAATATGACAGTCGGCAGGCTTCTCACCGCAAATACCGTTCACGTTGCAGCACCTCCCCCACTCGGCCGAGCACCTCATTCCCTCCGCGCCACCGCAGGTACCGTCTTTCGTCCACTTTGTGCCGGCCGGCTGTTCGTCCTGCTTCCAAATGTCGCAGTCCCCATCCGGGCAGGCAAAGAGACCACAGAAAGCGTCGCCCGTGCCGCATCGACCGTCTAGGCTGCAGCAACTTCCCCAGCGGCCAGCGCAGACGCGGAAGCCGTAGTCCTGTCCACATGTACCGTCGGTGCTATAGACAGTATCGCCCACGCAGTCGCCCTCGTAGCAGGTTCCAGGGGCGCAGTCCTCGCTAGGGGTCAATATGTCGTGTTAATCTCTTGTAGCTAAGGTAATTCATCACATTGGGGTACGGCC from the Colletotrichum lupini chromosome 3, complete sequence genome contains:
- a CDS encoding binuclear zinc transcription factor — translated: MSNTKTQVRSRPPALWTSYTLILIEQLERLAKTGDNPSASENDESPPQQIAGEIADCLTRDLPYATTSTSGTPDQNQPPLNDKTSFTDLLSLGLFEKSPSQDVIEFLTRTYFEKWQYAAPMLHPTRYTMSLYLPPHMQPPMCLQYIVMASGAEVTKTHRQLAMPFYHRAKAYVEADEMRGDGQFFATVAHAQCWTLIANFEAQQLYFAQASMSLCRAIRIGQMLGLHRVDGEGVDAMSLLPPPQDWSEAEERRRTWWVIYCSDRLVSGSTGWPVMINQQDITTHLPASETAFETGVEEQTSPLTSILLQEGRDFSAFAGRVLAAACFFQAFQHSTRTLPDDGLTDPRTSRNWKRHREIDNDLVGLLAALPDDLTLPRNIQSRNATFVNAIIHTSVILLHRAALARIESSGLPEHMAKQSQARLICAAEEILNIIRMMPDITQTLKNPMMTFSIYTASLVFLENWDTSAQDYRRQDNLDFILRIIILAAKAWNDPVTKSTAVQLAVDMRQRGLESEVVDKATELSPGLDMEPIMAKGLSSSSNFVYQVKTADDAAH
- a CDS encoding NAD dependent epimerase/dehydratase, coding for MTPERKFAIPKGSMVLVTGANGFIGSHVCNELLQLGFNVRGTVRDVTKCAWLPEALKRQRPKGDFMLVSLPDMEKEGAFDAAVEGVSAVIHAASPVSFSPNPESVIPRSITVALNALKAANKAASVKRFIFTSSSVAAALPQPEKKGIEVNSDSWNTESVEIAWREAPYHPQRAWHIYAASKVEAEMAVWKFYHENIRRLYDLIVSSVLPGTNFGRALDAANQGHSSTSSFIESLWNGTHVDRLASIPPQYFVDVEDNARLHVAAAVLPNVRSERIFAWAEPFNFDTVLDILRTHFPEKTFVDNFHHYRELSVVSQPQSRAVELLRQLGREGFVPLKQSVLLNVEDLS